The genomic window GATTTGGGATATGATTTGGAAACGTTCCGTCTGGATCCAGAAATTGACTACCTGTAATGTTGGCACCTAATTTTTCTAAGACTTCTTTTGCAAAAAATCCTCCAGCACCATTTCCAGCATCTACAATAATATGTCTACCTACTAAAGGTTTTTCATAATTTTCTACATCATTAATCCCTTTTTTTATTTTACTTCTTAAATCAGCTGCATAGACGTTTAATAGATCCGCCTTCTTTACTTCACCTTTATTTCCTGGATAAGTTGGTTTTTCCAAATTTATATTTGCTAAAATAAATTCAATATCCTCATGTTCTGCTCCGCCGTCTTTTGTAAAAAACTTTAAGCCGTTGTATTCATAAGGTAAGTGACTTGCTGTAATCATAATCGCAGCATCACAGTCAAATTCTTGGTATTGTGTGGACATAAACATGGCTGGTGTTGTAGCTAGACCAACGTCAATAACATCGACACCCAAATTAGTTAACGTTTTTATGATAACTTCTTGAATTCTCTTAGCAGACAATCGACTATCGTACCCAATAGCAACTTTGATAGTCGTTAGTGAGTTAGTCAGTTTTTTGTATTCTTTTAGCCACGTCAATAAGCCAATACTAATCTTTTCAATTCGATTATTTGTTAAAGTTAGTTCATTGTTTTTTGTTTGAATAGCAATTCCTCTAATATCAGATCCATTTTGTAAATCTGCTAAATGAAACTCAGATAATTTTGTCATAACGAACCTCCATTTTATGCATTTATCCATTTGTGTAAATAATCATACATTTTAACTGCATCTTCTTCATTTTTAGAAATAATGATGCAAGTATCGTTCCCAGCAATCGTTCCTACTTTTTCAGGAAAATCAATCGCATCCATTAACGCTCCGATAACATGAGCATTGCCTGGAATAGTCATTAGAATCGTTAGAAATTGCACACGAGTCAATTTTATAGTAACTTCACCTAATGTTGACTGTAATTTTTCTTCCGTTGACATTTTATTGTTTTGGAAAAGAGCGTACTTTACATTCCCGCTTGAAGTCGTTGTTTTCACTAAATGCATCTCTTTAATATCACGTGAAATTGTTGCTTGTGTTGCTTCTACTCCTTCTTCCTTTAAGTAGTGCAATAGCTCTTCTTGTGTACTAACATCGTAGTTATTAATAATTTGTTTTATGGCTAGTTGTCTATTAGATTTTTTCATACTACAAGACCTCCTCATAATTACACTATTTATCCGTATTATACCAAACAAAATATGAATACGCTTAGATTTATTAAATTCTTTGCAAAATAATGAATAAAAATTCTTTTTAAAAATGAATGGAATTTATCTAGATACTTTGCTATACTTATAGAATAGAATTAAATAGTGATTCAGTG from Carnobacterium iners includes these protein-coding regions:
- the argR gene encoding arginine repressor, with the protein product MKKSNRQLAIKQIINNYDVSTQEELLHYLKEEGVEATQATISRDIKEMHLVKTTTSSGNVKYALFQNNKMSTEEKLQSTLGEVTIKLTRVQFLTILMTIPGNAHVIGALMDAIDFPEKVGTIAGNDTCIIISKNEEDAVKMYDYLHKWINA